The Novipirellula caenicola genomic interval CCCAAGTCCTCTTTCGCCGCAGCGACCAAGGCACTTGCATGATCAAATCCCTCTTCGTCCGAGGCAAAGTTTCGCTTTCGCAGTAAGAACGCCTCTTGATGTTGCAGGATGACCGGCAGATGAGTCCAAGCCGATTCACTTGGTTTGAAACCGACGTTTCCATGTCGCTCGATGACCCAAAGTTCCGTCGACTCGGTTTCCGAAACGCAAGCAAGCCGGAGTGCTGATCCGGGCATTCCTTGAATCGGAGTCGTGATGCGATGAGCGACCAAAAAATCGGTTACCGATTCAACTCGGAGGGTCATTCGCCGCCTGGGGATATCTCGCAAGACGACATCAGGAAACAGTCCATCGGGGTGCTGCCAAACTGGATCTCCCGATTCCTCGCGGCACTGAAAACCCGACTGAGAAAGCTGCGATTCGAGTTCCGCTGAAAACGGCAGCGAAAAGTGATCAAGCCAATCGCTCAGCCGCGTCCCGGTTACCGCTAACATCTGTGTCCGCAAATTGGCAACAAAGTAATTCTCGCGAACAAAATCTTCGGTCCACTGATTGATCAGCGTGGCCGCCTGGGGCTGACATTTCCAATCAAATTGCGTCAATGACGATTCGGACATGACCATCGGGCTCCACACGATCACGAGAAAGGAACACCGCGAACCGCTTCGCGATCGTCCATCCCATATTGTAGCAACGCCGAAATGTGGGATAGGCATCCTGCCTGTCATTAGGATCCCAAACATGCAGCCTTTCGTCTTCAGATAAAGGCTGTTTGCTGAGCGTCATTTTGCGGAGCGAAAGGCGACTTTGTTCGATTGACAGGCTAGGAGCCTATCCCACATCGCCTGGAGCGAAAGGCGACTTTTTACGATTGACAGACTGGAAGCCTATCCCGCATTGCTTGTCGGCTTAGCGCAACACGCTAGCGTAGAATCGCCTGGGCGACTCGCAGACCGCTATTCATTGCCCCTTGGATGCTGGGCGTTTCGCGATGATCGCCACACACAAACACGCCTTCACGATCCGTCGTCACGGGCTGGGTCACAGGATCAAGCGTTACTTTCGGCAGCCCAAATGGTACGTGATAGATCTGTAATCGTCGCCATTCACCGGCCTGTTCACCAAACCAATGGATCAATTGCGGACGTAGCGATTGGTCCAGCGAATCGGGATCGATGTCTTGGCTTAGCTCGGTGCTAACCGAGATCAGGTGCTGGTCACTCGGTGCGTAACGCGGCGCCACATTGGACATGACCGCGGCGGTTTGGATTGGACCCGACTCGTCACCTCGCAGCAGCAAGCGTCGGCGTTTCAGCGGTGCTTCGTTTGCGGCGTAGTAAACGGTGGTGGTTCCCGACCACTCGGTATCCAACGATTCGTCACCGAGCAGACTTGCTGCGGCGCTACTCTCGGTAGCGACCACAACCTGTTTGGCCCGCAGCGTACGTCCATCGGTCAATTCGACGGTCGGTTCGGTGGAATCACTCTGCAGTCCGGCGACAGGGGTTCTCAGTTGCAACGTACCGCGTGGCAATCGGTCGGTCAGTTGTCGTGGGATCTCGGCCATCCCGCCCGCCGGCACCGACACATGCCCTTGGCTGAACATGCGAAAGACGAACTCGAGCATCCGGCTGGGCATTTCGAGCGATTCGTCCAAGTACACTCCGCCGAGAAAGGGGCGAAAGAATTGTTCGATGATCCGTTCTGAAAATCCCTCATCTCGAAGTCGCTGGACCGTCGTTGTCTGCGCTCGGGTGTAAACGTCCTCGAGCGAGCCCGCGTGGCTGGTGCTACGAAGTTTTGAGATGCGGCATTTGTCGGCTAGCGATCCGACGGTGTTCTTCGCGGTGGCGGCGATATCCAAAGGGCGACGCCATGGATCGCTCAGCAGTGCGAATTCGCCATCTTGTCGAATCATCGCGCCGGGTGAGAAATGGCATAATTCCAGTTGTTTGTAGTCCAACAGTTCGCGGCAAGCAGGATAGGCGGTCAGCAACACCTGGAACCCATGGTCCAGCGTGAAGCCGTCGATGTGGTCCGTGCGAACTCGGCCTCCGGCACGATCGCTGGCCTCCAGTACTGTGACGTTGCGACCAGCCTCGGCAAGTTTGACCGCGCAAGAGAGTCCGGCCAGCCCCGCACCGATAATGATGACATCAAACGAGTCGCCGGTCGTTGCGTTGGACATGGAGTTGCTCTTGGAAAATGGTGATTCGACAGGCGGGAGGCCTAGCCCACATTTTTGAACATTTTATTGCGTTTTGACCTAACGTGTCACTGCGGATGCGATGAAGTAAGTAGCCGAAAGCGGCTGTTCTTCAAAAACAACACAAAATCACATCCCATCACGCGGAGTTTGATCATGGCTAAGTTTTACGTTCAATCAGGAAATTTGCGAACCGTCGTCCAAGCAGAATCGAGCCGCAAGGCTGCGATTTGGGCAGTTCACGAAGCGATGCAGCAAGTGTTACCCGTCGATGACGAACTTTCGTACTCGAAGTCGGATCGAGAGAGCACGGAAACGGGCACTGTGATCATGTTGACCAAACGGATCACGATCAGCGAACGAGGGTTTGATCGCGCCGATGCAATGGTGATGTCGACGCTCGAGGTGATGAACCAGTGGAACCAAATGGTCAGCACGCTCGATCGACTCGAGCAAATGATGCATCATGCGGCGTAATCCCGCTGACGTTTTCCGTGCCGGCAACCCGCGGATGCTTGGGAAGGTAATTGCGAGGAGTAGTGCCCTCGCTATTCTTTTCGCAGGTAGCCGGCACTGGTTTGAAAGAAGCGACTGCGGCGGACGACCGGTTGAACCTGATCTTGGGCCGCTTCCTGCAAATCCAATAAATTGGCTTGGCAGTACCGACAACCCACGTCCTCGAGATGAAAGCGAATGTAATCACTTGGCTCGGCATCCAGCGTGCCGAGGATATATTGGCCAAGTTCCGAGCGGGAGGGGCACGACAATCGTTCGCGTCGCCAAATTCCCGCGATCGTATGCAGCCCGGCTGCATCGCGGCCCTGGATTTCCGTCAACCGCTTGCGTAGCGAAGCGTCGCTGCGTAGTGCTTGCTCGAGTTCCGAGCTGCGGTTTGCCGGTAACGCCTCGTCCAGAAAAGCCGCCAATTCCGAATCGGTGAACGCGTTCATGGTTGGATGCTCGCTGTGGGGAATAAGGTCGTAGCGAAAGTGGTCAAAACTTTCGACGATTCGGGCGTGAACGAAACTTTTGGCGAGTTTCGTTACCCCAAGTCCTACCCTGGACGCAGCTCTAACCGTCGAATCGGCTCAGACACAGCGTGACGTTTTGTCCGCCGAAACCAAAGCTGTTATTTAAAGCGTAACGGATGTCGGCTTCGCGAGCGACATTGGGAACGTAATCCAGATCGCAATCGGGATCGGGGTTCTCTTGGTTGATCGTCGGTGGCAACACGCCATCGCGAATCGCCATCAAACAGACGATCATTTCGGTCACACCCGCGGCGGCAATCAGGTGTCCCATCATGCTCTTGGTGCTGCTAACCGGAGTGTTGATGGCGTTTTCGCCGAACACTTCTTTGCACGCTTTGGTTTCAACTTTGTCGTTCACCGTGGTGCTGGTTCCGTGCGCGTTGACGTAGCCGATGTCATCGGGGGTCAGCCCGGCGTCGGCGATCGCCATTCGCATCGCCGCGATCCCGCCATGGCCATCCGGTGGGATATCGGTGATTCGGTACGCATCCGCGGTGGTTCCGTAACCGGCGACTTCGCCATAGATCGTGGCGCCGCGGCGTTTGGCGGATTCGAGTTCTTCGAGCACGACCATGGCGGAACCTTCGCCCAGCACGAATCCGTTTCGCAGACGATCAAACGGACGGCTTGCCTTGGTCGGTTCGTCGTTGCTTTCGCTCAGTGCGGTCAACAGGTTGAATCCGGTCACCCCCAGCGGATGAATCATGCTGTGGGTTCCACCAGCGAGCATCACGTCGGCATCGCCTCGGCGGATGATTTCGGTCGCTTCGCCAACGGCTTGACTGCTGGCGGCACAAGCGGTCAAGCAGTTCAGGTTCGGGCCTTGAGCATTGAACATCGTGGCCAAGTGCGCCGCAGGCATGTTCGGTTCTTGCTCGAGTTCTTTGGCAGGATCGAGCAACTCGAGGCCTTTGCCGACAAACTTGGCTGCGTCATAGGTGCCGTTGGCCAACGCAGCGGACATCATCCGGCTGAACGTTTGAAAGTCCTGGTTGCCTTCGCCGCTGCCCATATAGACACCGAAGCGAACCGGATCGGTGATTGAATCCATCACGCCGCTGTCCTGCATCGCTTGCTTGGCCGCACCGATGGCAAAACGGGTGTGTCGACCGCGGTTTTCCCACTGCTCGATCGATTCGCCTACTTTCGAGACGTCCCAATTTTTGACTTCCGCACTGATTTTTGTGGGAAAGCCGCTGGCATCAAACAGCGTTGTTTTGGCAACGCCGCTTTTGCCTTCTTTCAGCCCCGACCATACGGTCGCAGCGTCATGGCCCATCGGGTTAATCATTCCGATACCAGTGACGACGACTCGGCGACGCATGGGGAAACCTTGGGTGAGATGAGTGAAAAAGGAAAAATCAAACAGTAAAAAATAAGACAGGCTAAGGACTTAGAGGTTCTTGTAGATGGGAACCGGAGTCCCGTCGGGCCGGACCGCGACATGGAAAAAATTCATCAATCGCAGCATCGATTCTAAGTCGCCTGGTCCGAAAAGCGGACCCGAGGTAAAGCGATCTTGGTCCAAGAACGCAAACATCAAATCGATCTCGGCATGCAGCGTCTCGCCAATGTGGCTAACGCCGGTCACGGTCGCGCCGGTGTCCTGCAGCGATTCCACTTTGACGTGGTATTGCAATTGGTCTCCGGTTCGAGCCGGATGATGGAAGATCGCCTTGCCGACTTTGGCTAGAACACATCGCTTTTCAAAGCCATAGTACTCGGAAACCAAGATGCCGCCGAGCTGCGCCATGCCTTCGATCACGAGGGTCGGGGGCAGCACGGGGTAGCCGGGACAGTATTCGTCCACGGCTTCCTCATCGAGCGACACATTTTTAATGCCGCGGGTGTGGCTGCCGCTTACAAACTCAGTAAAACGATCGATCCAAAACCAACGCATCGACAACTACGCTCCGACTTTGGTTTCGACGTAGTTGCACAAATCGCCAACGGTCAACAGGTTACCGAAGTCTTGAACGCGTGGGTTCTTTTCGAATTCCGACAGATCGGCCCAAGGCATACGTCGCTTCAGTTCGGCCATGCCTTCGGCGGTGACCACGCCATCGTTGACGTATTCCGAGTTGGTCAGAACGTCTTCGGGCGAAAGTTCTTCACGAGGGATCGTGATGTCGAATGCTTTTTCAAGCTTGAACACGATATCGAGAAAGTCGATCGACTCGGCACCGAGGTCGCCGACCAAGGTCGCTTCACGAGTCACTTCGTCATCATCGACACCCAAAGCGTCGATCAAGGCTTCTTGTACTTTTTCGAAAATCTCTTCTTGGGAAAGTGCCATCGAGTGGATCCTTTAAGGGCTGTTCACATAAACGGAGCGATAGGGATGCGTCATTTCGAGACGCGTAATGATTGTTTTTGGAGTCTCTCGGGGGGGCCGGCGTTGGACACCGAGCCTCGTCGCGACTCGTTCAAGCCTAGCTCGCAGCTTCGGCCGGAATCAGATCAATCGAGCCAAACAGTTCGTCAAATTGCTTTTTTGCACGCTGGCGAACGTCATCGTCGGTTTTTAATCGTTCAGGATCATTGCAAGAACGACGCTGAAGCACCAGACGAGCCGAAACCGTCGTGCGGCCCTCTTTCTGCGCCGTCGCCTTGACCGTGGTCAAATCGCCTTCGGTTTTGACCACTTCCGCGTTGATTTGTAGCGTTTCCCCAGGCGAAAGGAAGTCGCCAAATTTGACGCCGCGGACCTCTTTCAGCGTGACCAACGCGCTCTCAAAACCGTCACCGGTGCGGATCATCCAAATCGCCGCTTGGTGCAGGGCTTCGAGCATCATTACCCCCGGCATGACCGGAAATCGGGGGAAATGGTCCAGCAAATATTCTTCATCGGCGCCGAGGGTTCGCTCTGCCGTGATTCGGACTCCAGGTTCAATGGAGGTGATTTTGTCGAGTTGTCGGTACTTCATTTTCCGGTCATTGGCGGGTGTGGGTTCGCCATAAAATAGTTTTCGGGCTGTTTTGCCTCAACCTTAATTCCCGCGGTTTAGACTCTGTTTACTCGGAATTCGTCGATTCGACGACCGGGGATGAACGCGGATTAGTCGAAATTGGCGACGCTGGGTCGCCAACCTTCGCGGTCTGTTCAGCGTTTTGTTCACTGCGTTGGGCAGCCAACTCACTGCGTTTGGCTGCCTGTTCACTGCGTTTGGCTTGGGCAATCACCAAAACGCCGGCCACCAGCAATCCGACGCCCAGCATCCGCAGCGGCGACGCCGACGCCTGCGGATTGCCCAGCCATCCGTAGTGGTCCAGTAAAATAGCCGCCAACGTTTGTCCTGTCATGATGGCAGCAAACCATGGAACCGAGCCAACGCGGGGGACAAAGAACAGCGACGTCGTGACGACCACCACTCCGATCGCCCCGCCCGACCAGATCCACCATGGTAATTGCCCAGGCGACGATTGAAATGAGGGAGGGAAAACACCGGTGAAAAGACACAGAATCAACAACAGCCCGGTGCCGACCGCGAACGAGATCAATGCCGCTTGATAGGGGTGCGAGACCGCTTTGCCCAGCGATCCATTGACGCTCGGTTGCACCCCAAGCACACAACCTGCGGCGAGACCGACGAGAATCGCGACCCAAAGCATGCCCGAAGCGTGTTGCACCTAGCAGCCCTTTGCGGTTTGCACCGCTTTGGTGTTTTCCGGCGTTGGGCTGGTGGCAGCTTCGTCACGTCGCTGGGGGCCAGCGACTTCGGGCCCCAAATGCTTGATTTGGTTCTCGGCGTCGACGAACACCAACCGTGGACGATGCTCCGCCACCTTGTCTTCGGGGACCATGGTGTAGGTCGCCAAGATGACTCGGTCACCCGGGTGCACCAAATGGGCCGCCGCGCCGTTCATGCACACGTCGCTTGACCCTGGGATGCCGGGGATCGCGTAGGTTTCCAGCCGAGTGCCGCGGGTCACGTTCCATACGTGCACCGATTCATAGGCACAAATGCCGGAGGCCTCCAACAATTCCGGAGGGATCGTCACGCTGCCCTCGTAATCGACATCGGCGCCCGTCACGGTCGCGCGATGGATTTTGGCGGAAAGCAGTTTGCGAAAAGGACCTGTCATCGTTTTACTCGCTCAGATACGGCTCAAGCAATTCACGTGTCTTCTTGTCATCGATTGATAACTTTCCGAAACCGAGCACGCCCCCGGCATCGACGGATGCTTGTTGATGTTCTTCGTAATTGGTCACCAACATGACGGGGACCGAACCCACTTCGGGATCCGCCTTGATTGCCTTTAGGACTTCGAGTCCATCGGAATAATCGCGGTCGAGTTTGCGATTGACCGTAACAAGATCGACTTTGCGGGTGCGAAGCGTCTCGAGGGTGTCTTCGAGGCCATGGGTTTGAACCACCGAGGCTTTGAAGTTCGAAGAGACCATTCGCCGAATCGAATTGAAGTCTGGACCGCAATTTCCGCAATCCACGAGCAACTTAGACATCATCAAACCAATTTTATGCACTTCGGGGTCCCGCGTCCTGCCCCCCGAACAAATGGGGCGATGCGAACGAGGTTGCCGATACTGAGAAACTTTAGAGATTAGCCATGTCGCAGAGTACGACAAGGCGGTTGCAAAATGGAACAGTCGCAGGACCCCCGATTTTCGAGGGGCTGCGACTTGCATTAGGGCACCGGTTTTTACCGCTCAAGCGAGCTTTGGCCGAAGTTCACTTCCTACGTCGGTTATTCGTCGGTCTTGCCGATCGCGAATAATTTGTCCTTCGTGCTGATGTAAATCGTGCCATTGGCGGCTACTGGGGTGCTGTAAACACTGGTTCCCATGTTGATTTCTTCGACAGGTTCCTTGTTGTCGGGACCAAATTCAAAGATTGCAACGTCGCCGTCTTCGTCCCCAATGAACACGCGTCCGTCGGCGATCAGCGGGCTGCCCCAGCTTTGGGCGAACATGTCGTAG includes:
- a CDS encoding NAD(P)/FAD-dependent oxidoreductase; this translates as MSNATTGDSFDVIIIGAGLAGLSCAVKLAEAGRNVTVLEASDRAGGRVRTDHIDGFTLDHGFQVLLTAYPACRELLDYKQLELCHFSPGAMIRQDGEFALLSDPWRRPLDIAATAKNTVGSLADKCRISKLRSTSHAGSLEDVYTRAQTTTVQRLRDEGFSERIIEQFFRPFLGGVYLDESLEMPSRMLEFVFRMFSQGHVSVPAGGMAEIPRQLTDRLPRGTLQLRTPVAGLQSDSTEPTVELTDGRTLRAKQVVVATESSAAASLLGDESLDTEWSGTTTVYYAANEAPLKRRRLLLRGDESGPIQTAAVMSNVAPRYAPSDQHLISVSTELSQDIDPDSLDQSLRPQLIHWFGEQAGEWRRLQIYHVPFGLPKVTLDPVTQPVTTDREGVFVCGDHRETPSIQGAMNSGLRVAQAILR
- a CDS encoding beta-ketoacyl-[acyl-carrier-protein] synthase family protein, translating into MRRRVVVTGIGMINPMGHDAATVWSGLKEGKSGVAKTTLFDASGFPTKISAEVKNWDVSKVGESIEQWENRGRHTRFAIGAAKQAMQDSGVMDSITDPVRFGVYMGSGEGNQDFQTFSRMMSAALANGTYDAAKFVGKGLELLDPAKELEQEPNMPAAHLATMFNAQGPNLNCLTACAASSQAVGEATEIIRRGDADVMLAGGTHSMIHPLGVTGFNLLTALSESNDEPTKASRPFDRLRNGFVLGEGSAMVVLEELESAKRRGATIYGEVAGYGTTADAYRITDIPPDGHGGIAAMRMAIADAGLTPDDIGYVNAHGTSTTVNDKVETKACKEVFGENAINTPVSSTKSMMGHLIAAAGVTEMIVCLMAIRDGVLPPTINQENPDPDCDLDYVPNVAREADIRYALNNSFGFGGQNVTLCLSRFDG
- a CDS encoding 3-hydroxyacyl-ACP dehydratase FabZ family protein, which codes for MRWFWIDRFTEFVSGSHTRGIKNVSLDEEAVDEYCPGYPVLPPTLVIEGMAQLGGILVSEYYGFEKRCVLAKVGKAIFHHPARTGDQLQYHVKVESLQDTGATVTGVSHIGETLHAEIDLMFAFLDQDRFTSGPLFGPGDLESMLRLMNFFHVAVRPDGTPVPIYKNL
- a CDS encoding acyl carrier protein → MALSQEEIFEKVQEALIDALGVDDDEVTREATLVGDLGAESIDFLDIVFKLEKAFDITIPREELSPEDVLTNSEYVNDGVVTAEGMAELKRRMPWADLSEFEKNPRVQDFGNLLTVGDLCNYVETKVGA
- a CDS encoding 3-hydroxyacyl-ACP dehydratase FabZ family protein; this translates as MKYRQLDKITSIEPGVRITAERTLGADEEYLLDHFPRFPVMPGVMMLEALHQAAIWMIRTGDGFESALVTLKEVRGVKFGDFLSPGETLQINAEVVKTEGDLTTVKATAQKEGRTTVSARLVLQRRSCNDPERLKTDDDVRQRAKKQFDELFGSIDLIPAEAAS
- a CDS encoding DMT family transporter; protein product: MQHASGMLWVAILVGLAAGCVLGVQPSVNGSLGKAVSHPYQAALISFAVGTGLLLILCLFTGVFPPSFQSSPGQLPWWIWSGGAIGVVVVTTSLFFVPRVGSVPWFAAIMTGQTLAAILLDHYGWLGNPQASASPLRMLGVGLLVAGVLVIAQAKRSEQAAKRSELAAQRSEQNAEQTAKVGDPASPISTNPRSSPVVESTNSE
- the panD gene encoding aspartate 1-decarboxylase, producing the protein MTGPFRKLLSAKIHRATVTGADVDYEGSVTIPPELLEASGICAYESVHVWNVTRGTRLETYAIPGIPGSSDVCMNGAAAHLVHPGDRVILATYTMVPEDKVAEHRPRLVFVDAENQIKHLGPEVAGPQRRDEAATSPTPENTKAVQTAKGC
- a CDS encoding response regulator, encoding MVSSNFKASVVQTHGLEDTLETLRTRKVDLVTVNRKLDRDYSDGLEVLKAIKADPEVGSVPVMLVTNYEEHQQASVDAGGVLGFGKLSIDDKKTRELLEPYLSE